CCCGGCCACTTCGGCCAGCACCGAGAGGCCGAGCCCGGCGTTCCTCTTCGCATACCCAAACGAGACGTGGTCGATGGTGTCGTCCGGGGTATGGGCAGGGCCGTGCTCCTCGCAGTGGGTCGTCACGGCCGGGTAGCCCCGGGCCCGGAAGGGTATATGGTCCGAGGCACAGGTGTGGTTGTTCCCGGTCAGGGTGAAGTTGAGCCCGTAGAGGGTGTTATGGCCCGCCATGAGCGCCGCAATATCCGCAGATCGCTCGTCGTAGACGATATCGAGGACGGAGCGATTCATGGGATCGTAGCAGGCCGAGTCGTAGTTGAAGTAGAGCACGACCGGGATCGTCGCGTTCCCGGCATAGTCGGCGCTGCCGTACCGACCGATCTCTTCGGCGTTCCAGAACGCGAACTCCACAGTCCGGTTAAATGAGTGCCGGCTCATCACCCGGGCGAGTTCCAGGACGATCGCGACGCCGCCCCCGTTGTCGGTAGCCCCGGGCGCACGGTCGGGGTCCGAGGACGTGCTGTCGTAATGCGCCCCCACCACCACGACTCCGTCGGAGTTGTTGCCGCTACCGGGGAGCGTGGCGACGACGTTGTTGAGTTCCCCGCCCCGGAACTCCACCTCGAGCCCGGGGATATCGGCAAGCCTCCGGTAGAGGTACTCGCCCGCCTCCCGGTTTCCAGCCGAGCCGTACACCCGGGTCGAAAAGTTCTGCAGGTCGTATGTCGTGTTCTCGAGTTCGGATTCATCGATCTCCGCGAGCATTGCGGCGATGGCGGGATCGTACTCCTGCTCGGGTGCGCCGGTGGCGCCTGCCGGGGCGGCCGCGAGGAGAACGGTCATGCCGGCGAGCAGCAGAACGCAGAGCGGCATCCACCGGAAGTGGACATGCCGTCGGGTATACCTGTCGGGCGCTGAATCACGTTCCATGAATGATCACACAGAAGACGCCGAATTGGGGGTAGAGATACATATACTTTCGCCCGGGAGATGAGAGGGTCGTGATCCGGGAGAGGGGTTGGTTCCGGCTCGAATCGCTGAAATAACGCCCCGACGCCTGCCACCGGAGAGGAGCCTCCCGGGGCCAGGTATATATCGCATGACAAAGACAGGTCTCTAAACCCGACCCGGGTACGGATCACCACCGGAGCATACAATGCCTGACCGACCATCAGCAGGCGACGAGTCGACCCTCTTACGATGGATGCGGTTTGAGATCGGCAGGATCAACGACGGCGTCGTCGCGGAACGCAAACGCCTCTCCCGGCTCCTCTCGGAGGAGCACCCATCGTCGGTCACGAAGGGCGGGAACCGGTACGAGTTCGACCGCGACGTCCTCCTCCGGCTGGAGCAGGCCCTGCCGGGGGAGTTGCAGAGACGACTCCGGCTCCCGATCCTCTTCTACTTCGACTCCACGGTCCCGGACAGTTTCTTCCTCGCGGACGAGGCTGCGGTGCAGGCCCTCCAGAGCCTCCAGGAGATCAGCCCTCTCAGAAGGATGCAGGGCGGGAGACTCTGGATAGCGAAACCTCTCGTGTACGCCATCATGAACAGGTACCCGACGGCCGTGCAGATCATGATGGGTTAGGAACGATCCTAAACCCGGAAAGAGCGGGTCCCCTCCCCGGCCCCCGGCATGCCCTCCGGCTGGTGGCCGACGACGGGATACGCGGCCGGCGAGGCGTTCCCGGGCAGGTAATCCGCATCCCGACCCTCAACGGCCGGTGAATCCACCGGAGACGGCCGGTCCTGTGCTCCGACGACGATGCAGGTTATCAACCCGCCAACGACAAGGGTTTGAATGGCGACGGTCAATATTGTGGCCATCTTCTGCTGGTAGATCTCGATCACCTCGCATGCCGGTAGCGGGGATCGTATTTAAATTTTGTTAATTTTATGAAATTAAATATTATATTTTGCTACATATATCCATAGATATAGCGAATCGGCGGAGACCATGCAGCCGGCAGCCGGATCGCACTCACCCGGTTCCGGCGATGGCCCGGCGCCCGCCTCTCCCGGTGAAGAGCCGCACCGGCGGAGCAGGGACGAGGTCAGCCGGAGCGACCGGACGGCTGTCCGGGATCGCTCTTCCTCGCGACGGTTCGCCGGACCCGTTCAAGCACCGGGCGGGTGGCCTCGTCCATCCGCCGGTCGAAGTAGTCCACCCATTCCGCAACGACCCCTAGCTGCTCCCGCTGCGCGCGAAGTTGTTCCTGCAGGTCGTCGACGGTCTTCTGGAGCCGGCCGATCTCCTCGACCCTCAGTCCCTGTTCCCGCTTGAGTTCATCGACCAGGCGCGCGATTCGGCGTTCCTGCCGGGCCAGCGTATCCTGCATCACCCCGAGATCGATCACCACCTCGGGCGGGAGCGGGACGGCGGTCCGGTCGACCTCACCAGCCGGTTCTTCCGGCGAGGGTTTTCTGCCGGATCGGATCTCTCCGACGATCTCGTCCGGCGAAAGACCCTTCCCGGAGAGTTCTATGAGTTCCCGGACAATCCGGACCGTCTTTGGCGGGAAGAGCCTGACCGGGCCGATGGTCCGGCAGGTAAAGAGGCTGTCGTAGGTCTGGACGAGTGTCCGGACATCCTGCTCGGAGATCCCGGTGAGACGCGCGATATCCCCGATCTTGAGTTCTTTCTCTGTCACGATGCCACCCTCTGCGCCCGCCCGACGCTCGAGCGGGAGCCCTCCCGTAACTCTTTGTCCTCATCAGGTATAGGTGCGTGCCGGATCATGGGGTTTTTCTCGCCGCCGTCCCAGTACTGGTACATGAATGGGGGAGCAAAGGAGAGAGTCCCGTGCGGCATGACCGTCGTCCGGAAGGCGGTGCGCTCCGCCCGTCTTCAGGTGCGGCCGGACGGGACCCTGCGGGTGGTCGCTCCCCCGACGTTCGACATTGGGGGGTTTCTGCAGCGCAACGCGGCCTGGATCGAGAAGCGGCGCGAGGAGTTCGACCGGCTGGCCGCCGAAGGGTGCGGGCAGGAAGACCTGCTCCTCCTGCACGGGCGGTTCCACCGCCTGGTCCCGGGTGCGCGGTTCGCGATCGACGGGACCGGCGGGGCCGTCGCCTGCCCATCCGTTCCCGCCCTCAAAAGAAACCTCTCCCGGATGCTGAAGGAGGAGGTTCTCGACCGACTGGAAGCCTGCCCGGACCTCAGCAGCCGGAGGCAGGGGCGGATCTCGGTGAAGATGCAGAAGACCCGTTGGGGGAGCTGCTCGACGCTCGGCAACCTGAACGTCAACCTGCGCGTCATAGCACTTCCCGACCCCCTGCGGGAGTACGTCGTCGTCCACGAGGCTGCCCACCTCCGCGAGCAGAACCACTCGAAGCAGTTCTGGCGTCTCGTCGGCGACCATTACCCCGGGTACCGGGCGGCGGAGGCCGAGCTGCGGCGTTACTGGGTCATCCTCGAACGGAACCGGGTATGGGGAACACTGCGGGACACGGGGTGAAAGAGACCGGTATCAGGAGTACTTCCTCCAGAACATGGAGAGTTTTCTCGATTCCGCCCACCGCCCGTCGAGCTGATCGATGATCCCGTTGATCCGCTGCACCTGCTGGCGGATCTTCTCCGTCGCCGCGGCATCGTCAAGCAGTTCGGCACGCCCCATGATCGCCTGGAGCGGGTTCCGGATATGGTCGGCGAGCAGGGCGAACTGCTCCATGTTCCGCTCGATCTGGGTGTAGGCCTTTAATTTCAGGTCCTCGACCTCCCTCTGGGCGGTGACGTCGCGGGAGACGGTGACGACCCTTGCGACCTCGCCGTGCTCGAAGATCGGGACCCGCATCTCCCGGAGGATCATGGTCCGGTCGCCGAACGTGAGAGGCCGCTCCGATGTCAGCGGCCGGCCGGTCCGTATGACCCGCTCATACATCTGCCGGGTGGCGGGAGGGAGGAACGGCAGGACGGCGAAGAGATCCTTGCCGACGACGTTTGTTTCGAGCCCGAGGTCTTCGCACCAGGCGACGAAGGCGTCGTTCGCGAGAAGAAGGGTGAACCGGGTATCGACGACGGTGACGGTATCGGTGATGGCGTCAAGGACGACCTGGTAGAGGTCTTCCGACTCCCGGAAGATGTACTCGGACTGCTTCCGGTCGAGTGCGCCCGCGATGATGTGAACGGCTGCAGAGAGGAGCGCCACATCCTCGTCCGCGAACCGGGCACCATCGGTATCCCGGTCGAACCCGACAAAGCCGACGACCGCCCCGTTCAGCCGGAGCGGAACCATCAGCGTCGCGGTAACGCCGTGACGCTTCAGGAACTCGCGCTCCTCCCTGCTCTGCCGCCCTTCACGGGACGCTCCGCTCACGAGCACGGTCTCGCCTTCGAGGATCCGCACGACCCACCGGGGAAGGTCGCTCGAAGGAAACTTCCGGGACTCCCCCCGCCGGGGGTTTCGCTCCGGCCGGCACCACTCGTGCGTCGTGCCAAGAAGCGTCCGTGGATCGTTGAAGAGGGAGAGGTAGGCCCTGCAGACCCCGCACGCACGGCCGAGGTCCTCAAGCGAGTCGTCGATGGCCGGATCGATCTCCGCAGGATTCATGAACCGTGCGGGCATCGCCGCGACGGCCGCTTCAAGGCTGCGGTGGTGGCCGGGCGCATCCTCGGCCTTGCGCCGCACGGTGACGTCGATGCAGGAGAGGAGGAGCCAGACGTCTGCGGTCCCGGGGTCACGGACTGTGCTGACCGATATCCCGGCGTCGAAACGGGATGAATCTCGCCGCCGGGCGGCAACCGTCCCGCTCCACCTGCCGGCAGAGAGAGCGCAGCCGATGCAGTCCTGCCCTTCTCCCGGGGAGAGCCAGAGGAGGGTCGCGGGCTTTCCGACCATCTCCTGCAGGTCATACCCCCACATGGCAAGCAGCGCAGCGTTGGCAAAGGCGATACGTCCCTCCCGATCGACGATGCAGATCCCGGAGAGCGAGGTCTCGATCACCTGCCGCAGCATCGCAGCGGTGACGCCGGATATCCCGGCCGGGGTCTCGCCGGCGACGGAACTCTCGCCCTCCCGACAGTCCGGACCGTCGCCGTGCTCCTCGCCGGTCGCCAAACGGTTCGTTGTATGCGGATCCATATCCTGATCGTCCCGGGCGGCAGAACGGAGCCGCCCCTTGCCGCTCCGGAGAGCGGCGGTATGCGGCGTCTCCGGATCTCCGGTCCGGGTTTTCCGGACAGGTCAGGATGATTAATCCCCTGTTCTGCGTATTATAGTTTCTGTTTGTGTTGCGTCGACTCCGGCCCGGAGAGGGCATCTGCCTCGTTTAAAACACCAGAAGAGAGGGGGGGTCGGGCCCTCCCCGACAGAAGGAAAACCGCCGGCGTCAGCCGCGGGGGTCAGGCGTTCGTCTCCTGTTTCCGCGAATAACTCCGGTACATCACCAGGAGTGCGGTGCCGATCAGGAGGAAGACGGCAAGCGAGACCCAGAACCCGGTTCCCTCCGGGATGAGGTTCACGATATAGTCGATGCCGAGAGCGATGGCAAAACTGCCGATGATGCCGCCGATGGTGATGCAGGAGAGGACCTCCGTCTTCGTCATCCCGAGCATTCTTCCGACGACGGAGCCGACGATGCTCCCCGACCCGTCAAAGGGGAGGGCTACAAAGGCGATGAGACCGACGAAGTAGAGCCGTTCAAGCCACGGCCGCCGGTCGAGGAACGTCCTGCCTGCGGCCACAAAGCGGCTGACCCAGGGGCCGATGCGGGGGATGCGCAGGACCAGCGGGAAGTTCCAGGCCATGAAGAGCCCGCCGGCAAAGTCCAGGAACGCCAGGGCAAACGCGGCCAGCCACCAGGGGATCCCGCAGAGGATGCAGACCGGGATGATCGTCTCCCGGCCGAGCGGCGGAACGATATAGGCGACCATCATCCCGACAAGCAGGAGCCACTGCTCCGCCGGAAGGAAGAACCACATGACAGCAAGGAAGAGCCCGCAGAGGAGGAGCGGAACCGAGACTTTCAGCCAGTTGATCCGGCCGTCATCTCCGTCATCGCCCCATAACACATCTATCTGCCGCATGAACCGCCGTCACCTGCGGGTGAGTCCCGCGCTTCCCGGGGCCGGAGTCACTCTTCACCGGCAGGGCTGGTGGGACCGGATGGGCCCCGGGTATTCAGGATACGCTCGATGATCTTCGATGAACTGGCAAGCGAGCCGGGATACCCGGGTATCCGGACGACGTCCGCGTCGAGCCCGCGGTCCCGGAGTCTCTGCCGGAGATGCTCCTCGTCGAAATGCTGGTTAAACCCGAGCGTGATGATATCGGGCCGGATCTCTGCTATCGGCCTGAACATATCGTGGAGGTCGCCGAGGAGCGCATGGTCGACCGGCTTTAATGCCCGGACCATCCGGAGCCGTTGATCCTCCGGGAGGATCGGCCTCGGCTTATGCTTCACGTTCGCGTCCCGCGCCACGATCACCGAGAGTTCGTCGCCGAGTCTCCGGGACTCCTCGAGGTAGTAGAGGTGCCCGGGGTGGAGGATATCGAACGTCCCCGTCGCGACCACACGGATCACTCGACCACCTCAAGGGACATCGCGCTCCCGTCCGCCCGGTAGCACCGCCAGTCCCTCTCCGTGTAAGGGGAGCCGACGATGACGTGGTAACGTCCCACCGTGGGGAAGAACCTGAGATCCGCCGACGACGGGGAGAGGACCCCGTTCGGGTGGCTATGGGCGCTGCCGGCCTGGTGGATGTCCAGCGGGAGCATATCGATGAAGAACGAGGCGCTCTCTTCCCCGACGATGGTGCCGGGCACCAGGTCGAGGTCCCGGATAATGCCGTTCCTCTCTCGCAGCACGGCGACGAACTCGTTCGGGTGATGTTCCTTCCCGAGTTCGAAGAGCATCGCAAGCAGATCCCTGCTGATCCCGCGTATGGCCATTCTACTGAATGGTGGGAGAGGAGGAAACATAAGCCCTCGCGTTCGGCATGTGTCCCCGGCCTGTGGGGGTCCGGAAGAAAAAAGTGGGATCGTTTAAGGGATGACCCGTTCTTCCGGCGTGGCCTCCGGGGTCGCGTTCCCGTCGACGGTGGCGTTCACCGTCTCGAACATGAGCGGTATGAGCGGGGTGTGGTCGTTGTTGACCAGCTGGACCGAGAGGTTGTGCTCGCCCGCCGTCACGTTCTCCCAGGTGTATGAGGTGTTCGCGGAGACGACGTAGCCGCCGGTCTCCGGGATGGCGGGCGCGCTCGCGTTCGTCGGCACCGGGGCGTCCAGGTAGTAGTGCAGGTGACCTTCGCCCGGCGCGTTCGCCTGCCCGGTCGGCTCCACCAGCGTGAAGTTCGTGACGTTCACGCTCACCGTGACGTTCCCGGCAGCGATGCTGGCGCCCTCCTCCGGCGACGTGATGGTGACGTTCGCGTCAGCGGTCTCGTTCCCCGCCGGGGTCACGTTCTCCGGCAGCACGAGACCCGGCGGCACGAGGACCGTGTCGATGATATGGACGACGCCGTTGTCGGCCGTGATATCGGATGCGACGATTGTGGCGTTCCCTACCGTGAGGGTGCCGTCGGCCGCCACGACGGAGAGGTTGTCCCCGGTGAGCGTCTCAAGAACCGTCTCGTTGCCGGTGGCGTTTACTTCCGCCATCAGGTCTTCTAAGGTATAGTTCCCCCCCACCACGTGGTGCATGAGCAGGGTATCAAGCGTCTCCGTATCGTTCGAGAGTCCGGCACGGGTCTCGTTGCCGAGAGCTTCGAAGGCGGCATCGTCCGGAGCAAAGACCGTATACGGCCCCCCCGTGGCAAGCACGGTTTCGGTAAGGCCCGCCCCCCCGACGGCATCCGCAAAGGAGGTCAGATTCTCATTCCCCGCGATCAGGTCGGCCAACGTCGCGTTCTCCGGCTCCTCCGTCGGGGTCGCGGTCTCCTCCCCGTCGACCATCATTCCCTCCGGGACGACGATGACGACACCCTGCATGGGTGTCCGTTGCGTCGAGGCGTTGAGCGTACAGCCGTACGGATAGGTTCCCGTATCGGCGAAGGTGTAGTCGAACGTCTCGTTCTGTTCTATCGGCCCGGAGTCGAAGAGTCCGCCCGTGCTGGTGACGGTATGGCTTACCTCGTCGTAATTCGTCCAGGTTACCGTAGTATTGCCCTCAACCGTGAGCGAAGGGGGGAGATACGCCCCGTCGCGTATATCGACGTCGGCAGTTGCCGCGAGAACCGGCAGGGCAACGAGTCCGATGGCCAGGGCCGCTACGAGCCCGAGTATGGTTGGATTCCGTCTCATGCAGTCTCACCACGTTTATGAATCACGGCAGGAAGAACGGTCGGCATCCCGGACTCGGACCCTGAAGACGCTTCTAACCTCCAGTTCATGATACCGGTGATACCAGCCCGAACAGTTCGGCACCGCTCCCCGCTGCCACGGACGGGAAAATAACCATACAATTATATAAATATTATTATATTTTGGTGGAACCAGGCCGCCGGACCGGGACCGGTCTCCTCCATCATGAACGGCATACGGGAACGGGCCGTTCAGAACGGCCCGTCCTGCTCGAAGCTCCTCCTGTACCTGATGGCGAGTTCCGCCTTGAAGAGTTCTTTTCCGAGATAAGCAGCATGGTCGAGCCGGGAGAGGCTCCCGTTCTCGAGGAGCGTGTAGAAGACGTCCTCCCAGCGCCTCCCCCGCACGGCGCGATCCTTGTGGACCGCGACGATGCAGTCCCCCTCGATGCCGATGCGGATGCACCCGAGAGGGTCGTAGACGATCTCGTCCGCGGCGGGATGCGCATCCATGATACCCCCGTACTCCAGCGGAGGTTCGCGCCGTCGCCGTTTCTCCTTCAGGATCAGGAGATCGAGCCCCAGGTCTTTGGGATACGGCCGGTCGGTCACGAGGGCCATCATCTCGGTCGCCCGCCGCATCTCCGCGACCGATCCGGTGGTCTTGTCGCTGTGTTCGCTCGTGAAGACGACGGCGGCCCCGACCTCGTGCGCCATCCCCGCGAGCAGCGCGTTCGCCCCGGAAGAGTCGGCGTCCAGCAGTTCCACGACGTTTCCCGCCCCGAAGAAGAGCGGGCAGGAAACCTCCATGAACCCGGAGAGCGAAGCGGCGAGTCCGGACCCCACCGGCTGGAGGAGGGGGTCGGCGATCAGGCAGCGGATCCCGGCATCCTGTGCGGCGGCAAGGTTCTCCGGGAGCGTCCGTTCACGAGGCACCACGACCGCGGCCGCCCCGGCATCCGCGACCGCCTCCCCGACGGCGGGGATGTTTCCCTCGTGCAGGGAGAGCACCAGGTCGGCACGGAAGAGAGCCGCCGCGATGAGGGAGGGGTCCTGCGTATCGACCGCGAGGGGGCCTTCGATATCCGCAAGGGCAGCAAAACACCGCTCGACATCGCCGGGTGCCGCGTCGAAACCGAACCCCAGGTCGACGATGTCGGCCCCGTCGGCAAAGAACCGCCGGACGTCGGCGGGGAGATCGTCGCGCTTGTGCGCATCCATGATCTCCGCGAGCACCTTCATCCTCGAACCCCCGCCGATCTTCACGCCGCGGACGATGAAGTCCGCCTCCGCCTCCGCTTCCCGGAGCGCCACCTGCCGGAAGGCCTCCTCACGACGTGTCTGTGCGAGGAACTCGTCGGCGGGAACGGTCTTTGAGAGCCGGACACGGTCAAGCACCGAAAAGACCAGCGGGAGGTCGGCCGCGTGCCGCGGGCCCCGGTAGACCGGGACGCCGGTCTCGCGCTCGATATCGGCAAAGGATGCGGTGCACATCCCGGAGACGATCGCCATGTCGTAGTCACCGGCAACGAGCAGCACCCGGAGGTCGGCGGGGGCAAGAAACGACGCAATTTCGCCGGTAACCGCAACATCTGTCTCGTAGCGGTCGCTGAACCGCTCAGCGGCCGCTTTTACTATTGCGACCGTTGCCGATCCGGTCGGGAGGAGAATGCGCATAACACTTCACTTATTATTCAGGGGATGACAAATAATCTGATCTCATGCTGCGGTGCGATCTGCATGTCCACACAAGGTTCTCCAGGGACGGAGAGAGCAGTGTGGAGGAAATCCTCCGGCGAGCGGAGGCTGTCGGCCTCGACGCTGTCGCGATCACCGATCACGACACGGTGGAAGGTGCCCGCTACGCCCTCGAGTGCGACACCTCCGTGACCGTGATTCCGGGCACGGAGGTATCGACGAGACAGGGCCACCTGCTCGCTCTCGGGGTCACGGAGCCCCTGCCGGCAGGGCTTGACTTCCACGAGACCGTCGCCCTTGCCCGTGCCCGGGGCGCTCTCCTCATCCTCCCGCACCCCTACCACCGCTGGCGTCACGGCGTCGGGAGGAGACTCGCGGCGGGTATCGGAGCAGTGGATGCAGTGGAGGTCTTCAACAGCCGCTACATCACCGGGTCGGCGAACCGGAAGGCCGCAGTCATTGCACGGAGGTTCGGGAAACCCGGCGTTGCCGGGAGCGACGCCCACAACGCCCGTTACGTCGGGTTCGGGGTCACGTACGTCACGGCCGAGCCGGATGTGGCCTCCATCCTCTCCGCGATCCGGGAAGGGCGGACGATGGCGGGAGGGAGGATGACCCCGCTCCACACCTACACACGCCAGTCCATCAAGGGCGCTCTCCGCAGGATTCGGCGGACGGTACACGGATGAACCTGGCGTTCCGTTTCTCGTACTTCGGGGACCGTTTCTTCGGCTCGCAGATGCAGCCTCTGCTCCGCACCGTTGAGGGGGAGTTCATCGAGGCCTGCCGGCGCCTCCAGGTCTTCGACGACTGGCGGGAGGCGAACTTCGTCACCGCCGGCCGCACCGATCGCGGGGTGCATGCCCGTGGTCAGGTCTGCTCGTTTTCTACCGACAGGCCCGAACGGGCGGTCCGGGCACTGAACCAGGTGCTCCCGGCCGACATCTGGTGCACGGCGTGGGCCGGGGTCCCGGATGGGTTCCACCCCCGGTACAGCACCGCATCGAGGACCTACCGCTACTACTTCTTCTCCCCGGGCAACGCCGCAGCCATGCACGAAGCGGCACAGGAGTTTCTCGGGCGGCACGACTTCTCGGCGTTCGCCCGCGTCGGCGACCGGAGCCCGGAGAGGAGGATCCTTGCGGCACGGGTCTTTAAAGACGGGCCGTTCACCGTCTTTGAAGTGACAGGGGAGAGTTTCCTCTGGAATATGGTCCGGTGCATGGCGACGGCGCTCGAACGAGTGGGGAGGGGCGAGGCCGGCGCCGGAGAGATCGCACGGCTCCTTACAGCACCGGTGGAGCAGAGAATCCCTGCGGCCCCTCCCGAGGGGCTGATCCTCTGGGATATCGATTGCGGGGTCTCCTTTGCACCGCTCCCGATCGACGAGAAGAGCCGCCGATACCTTGCCGACCGCTACCGTTACCACGCTCTCATGGCGGAAGTATCCGCATGCCTTGCACCGGATGACCGGTGGCCGGACACATCCCGGATATAATACTTCCCAATACGGCAACCCGGTGCAGAGAGGATCGGGAAACAGACCCCTCTCATAATCGCTGCTTTAAAAGTATCAGACCGCAGGCAATGGATCTTCCAAAAGCGGTGCGGCAGGCGGGATCAGACTGTTTACCCACCATCCGGGGCTGCCGGGCTTAAC
The genomic region above belongs to Methanoculleus oceani and contains:
- a CDS encoding M28 family metallopeptidase gives rise to the protein MERDSAPDRYTRRHVHFRWMPLCVLLLAGMTVLLAAAPAGATGAPEQEYDPAIAAMLAEIDESELENTTYDLQNFSTRVYGSAGNREAGEYLYRRLADIPGLEVEFRGGELNNVVATLPGSGNNSDGVVVVGAHYDSTSSDPDRAPGATDNGGGVAIVLELARVMSRHSFNRTVEFAFWNAEEIGRYGSADYAGNATIPVVLYFNYDSACYDPMNRSVLDIVYDERSADIAALMAGHNTLYGLNFTLTGNNHTCASDHIPFRARGYPAVTTHCEEHGPAHTPDDTIDHVSFGYAKRNAGLGLSVLAEVAGLRDGAAIQKAPMILWNLSGRLDGAG
- a CDS encoding DUF61 family protein, translated to MPDRPSAGDESTLLRWMRFEIGRINDGVVAERKRLSRLLSEEHPSSVTKGGNRYEFDRDVLLRLEQALPGELQRRLRLPILFYFDSTVPDSFFLADEAAVQALQSLQEISPLRRMQGGRLWIAKPLVYAIMNRYPTAVQIMMG
- a CDS encoding M48 family metallopeptidase, producing the protein MGFFSPPSQYWYMNGGAKERVPCGMTVVRKAVRSARLQVRPDGTLRVVAPPTFDIGGFLQRNAAWIEKRREEFDRLAAEGCGQEDLLLLHGRFHRLVPGARFAIDGTGGAVACPSVPALKRNLSRMLKEEVLDRLEACPDLSSRRQGRISVKMQKTRWGSCSTLGNLNVNLRVIALPDPLREYVVVHEAAHLREQNHSKQFWRLVGDHYPGYRAAEAELRRYWVILERNRVWGTLRDTG
- a CDS encoding PAS domain S-box protein translates to MDPHTTNRLATGEEHGDGPDCREGESSVAGETPAGISGVTAAMLRQVIETSLSGICIVDREGRIAFANAALLAMWGYDLQEMVGKPATLLWLSPGEGQDCIGCALSAGRWSGTVAARRRDSSRFDAGISVSTVRDPGTADVWLLLSCIDVTVRRKAEDAPGHHRSLEAAVAAMPARFMNPAEIDPAIDDSLEDLGRACGVCRAYLSLFNDPRTLLGTTHEWCRPERNPRRGESRKFPSSDLPRWVVRILEGETVLVSGASREGRQSREEREFLKRHGVTATLMVPLRLNGAVVGFVGFDRDTDGARFADEDVALLSAAVHIIAGALDRKQSEYIFRESEDLYQVVLDAITDTVTVVDTRFTLLLANDAFVAWCEDLGLETNVVGKDLFAVLPFLPPATRQMYERVIRTGRPLTSERPLTFGDRTMILREMRVPIFEHGEVARVVTVSRDVTAQREVEDLKLKAYTQIERNMEQFALLADHIRNPLQAIMGRAELLDDAAATEKIRQQVQRINGIIDQLDGRWAESRKLSMFWRKYS
- a CDS encoding small multi-drug export protein; this translates as MRQIDVLWGDDGDDGRINWLKVSVPLLLCGLFLAVMWFFLPAEQWLLLVGMMVAYIVPPLGRETIIPVCILCGIPWWLAAFALAFLDFAGGLFMAWNFPLVLRIPRIGPWVSRFVAAGRTFLDRRPWLERLYFVGLIAFVALPFDGSGSIVGSVVGRMLGMTKTEVLSCITIGGIIGSFAIALGIDYIVNLIPEGTGFWVSLAVFLLIGTALLVMYRSYSRKQETNA
- a CDS encoding FAD synthase — translated: MIRVVATGTFDILHPGHLYYLEESRRLGDELSVIVARDANVKHKPRPILPEDQRLRMVRALKPVDHALLGDLHDMFRPIAEIRPDIITLGFNQHFDEEHLRQRLRDRGLDADVVRIPGYPGSLASSSKIIERILNTRGPSGPTSPAGEE
- a CDS encoding Mov34/MPN/PAD-1 family protein; this encodes MAIRGISRDLLAMLFELGKEHHPNEFVAVLRERNGIIRDLDLVPGTIVGEESASFFIDMLPLDIHQAGSAHSHPNGVLSPSSADLRFFPTVGRYHVIVGSPYTERDWRCYRADGSAMSLEVVE
- a CDS encoding fasciclin domain-containing protein, with protein sequence MRRNPTILGLVAALAIGLVALPVLAATADVDIRDGAYLPPSLTVEGNTTVTWTNYDEVSHTVTSTGGLFDSGPIEQNETFDYTFADTGTYPYGCTLNASTQRTPMQGVVIVVPEGMMVDGEETATPTEEPENATLADLIAGNENLTSFADAVGGAGLTETVLATGGPYTVFAPDDAAFEALGNETRAGLSNDTETLDTLLMHHVVGGNYTLEDLMAEVNATGNETVLETLTGDNLSVVAADGTLTVGNATIVASDITADNGVVHIIDTVLVPPGLVLPENVTPAGNETADANVTITSPEEGASIAAGNVTVSVNVTNFTLVEPTGQANAPGEGHLHYYLDAPVPTNASAPAIPETGGYVVSANTSYTWENVTAGEHNLSVQLVNNDHTPLIPLMFETVNATVDGNATPEATPEERVIP
- a CDS encoding dihydropteroate synthase-like protein, whose product is MRILLPTGSATVAIVKAAAERFSDRYETDVAVTGEIASFLAPADLRVLLVAGDYDMAIVSGMCTASFADIERETGVPVYRGPRHAADLPLVFSVLDRVRLSKTVPADEFLAQTRREEAFRQVALREAEAEADFIVRGVKIGGGSRMKVLAEIMDAHKRDDLPADVRRFFADGADIVDLGFGFDAAPGDVERCFAALADIEGPLAVDTQDPSLIAAALFRADLVLSLHEGNIPAVGEAVADAGAAAVVVPRERTLPENLAAAQDAGIRCLIADPLLQPVGSGLAASLSGFMEVSCPLFFGAGNVVELLDADSSGANALLAGMAHEVGAAVVFTSEHSDKTTGSVAEMRRATEMMALVTDRPYPKDLGLDLLILKEKRRRREPPLEYGGIMDAHPAADEIVYDPLGCIRIGIEGDCIVAVHKDRAVRGRRWEDVFYTLLENGSLSRLDHAAYLGKELFKAELAIRYRRSFEQDGPF
- a CDS encoding CehA/McbA family metallohydrolase, encoding MLRCDLHVHTRFSRDGESSVEEILRRAEAVGLDAVAITDHDTVEGARYALECDTSVTVIPGTEVSTRQGHLLALGVTEPLPAGLDFHETVALARARGALLILPHPYHRWRHGVGRRLAAGIGAVDAVEVFNSRYITGSANRKAAVIARRFGKPGVAGSDAHNARYVGFGVTYVTAEPDVASILSAIREGRTMAGGRMTPLHTYTRQSIKGALRRIRRTVHG
- the truA gene encoding tRNA pseudouridine(38-40) synthase TruA; its protein translation is MNLAFRFSYFGDRFFGSQMQPLLRTVEGEFIEACRRLQVFDDWREANFVTAGRTDRGVHARGQVCSFSTDRPERAVRALNQVLPADIWCTAWAGVPDGFHPRYSTASRTYRYYFFSPGNAAAMHEAAQEFLGRHDFSAFARVGDRSPERRILAARVFKDGPFTVFEVTGESFLWNMVRCMATALERVGRGEAGAGEIARLLTAPVEQRIPAAPPEGLILWDIDCGVSFAPLPIDEKSRRYLADRYRYHALMAEVSACLAPDDRWPDTSRI